The genome window GGGTAGGAAGGCAAGGAGGCAATGAAATGAAAATTGTACTGGTTGGAGCCGTGCTCTTGGCGCTCGCCGGGGGCGCGAGCCTGAAAGAATTGAACGTCTCTCAGCCGGAGCGTGATGTGCTCAGCGGTAGAGTTATTTTTTCGACGATTTGTCTCCGTTGTCATGGGATCGACGGGAAGGGCGATGGGCCAATGAAGTTTACGCCTCCGGTTGCCGATCTGACGTCCCCCGCGGTTCAAGGAAAGCTGGATGCGAGGTTGTTCAAGAGTGTGCATGACGGCAAGAAAAATACTGCAATGGGGGCCTGGAGAGAAGCACTCACGGACGATGAGATTTGGGATGTGCTCGCCTATGTGCGGACGCTCGCTCCCGAAGCAGCCGGCGGCATGGGAAGCGGGCTCCGATGAGATCGACCCTCTGCCGGATCATGTTGGGGCTGTGGGTCGTGACGATGGTGGCTGGTGGATGGTTCTTTGTGCGGGGATGGACGGTGCCTGGCACGGATGGGCGGACGCAAATCGTCTTAGCCCCGGCAGAGCGTGACTTGATCCTGGGCGAGATGCGGATGCTCCTGAAGGCGGTCCATGGTGTCGTGACTGGCTTGGCCGGTCAGGATCAGGCGGCGGATCGAACGCAGATTGAACAGGCTGCCCGCTCGGCAGGAATGGGCATGGCGGCGGACGTGAATCCGGCGCTCATGGAGAAATTGCCGCTTCCGTTCAAGCAAATGGGTATGTCGATTCATCGGGACATGGATGCTCTTGCGGATGCGGTCGTCCAGAAAGAGACTCCACAACAGATTCTCCAGCGCCTCTCCAGCATGACGGCCCGCTGCACGACGTGCCATGACATGTATCGATTCGGAGTGGATAAGTAGCGGTCAGCCGTCAGCATTCAGCTATCAGCATGAAGGTTCAACCGAAAAAATGGTCGAAAGCAAAGCCCAAAAAGGCTGAATCCATTTCCCGAACAATGACTCATACCCATCAAGATCGCGATCAGCCGACAGTCTTTTAATCTGAACGCTGATGGCTACCAGCTGAAGGCTGATCGCTTCAGCCCAACCAAGGAGGTGCAGTCATGACATGCAATGTAGGGGGAGTGGAACGACCGATTCGGATTGTTTTGGGGATTGCGTTGCTCGGGATCGGCGGCTTTGCCGGGTTGCCCCCGGTAGGAACTGGTATCGCGCTGGTGGTGGGGACAGTCATGTTGATCACGGGCGCCATCGGTTTCTGCCCGGCCTGGACCCTATTGGGAATCAATACCTGTCCGACGGAGAACGTGAACCGTAAAAAGTGAACCGTGAAACGGGAAAAACTTTGAAAAGCGAGTCTTGCGAACAACGATTTATGCCTAACGTGTAACGAGGTGAACCATGGCACGAGTGGTGATCATCGGCGCATCGATCGGTGGACTGCCTGCGGCTTATGAGGCACGGGCGTTTCTCGCGAAGAAACACAAGGTCACGGTCATCTCCAATGTCGAGTCCTTTCATTTCGTGCCGTCGAATCCCTGGGTCGCGGTCGGATGGCGTACCAGGAAAGACATCAGTTTTCAGATCGCGCCTGTCTTGGCCAAGAAAGGGATTGAGTTCGTTCATGCCACGGCGGACCGGATCGAGCCGGAACAGAATCGCGTCGTCACCGCCAAAGGCGAGGTGCCCTATGACTATCTGATCATCGCGACGGGTCCCAAGCTGAATTTCGGCGCGGTCCCGGGACTGGGACCCAGCGGCTATACCCAATCCATCTGCAATGTGGACCATGCCGAGCAGGCCTGGGGCTCGTATCAGGCTTTCCTCAAGAATCCCGGTCCCATCGTCGTCGGGGCGGCTCAGGGCGCGTCCTGTTTCGGACCGGCCTATGAGATGGCGTTCATCCTCGACACCGACCTTCGGAAAAAGAAGCTCCGGAAGAAAGTGCCGATCTATTTCGTGACGCCGGAACCGTACATCGGACATATGGGATTGGCCGGAGTGGGGGCTTCGCGCCGCCTCATGGAGGACGAGTTCGCCGAACATTCCATCAAGCCGATTCCAAATAGTTCGATCAAAGAAGTCCAGCCTGGCAAGGTGCTGCTGGAAGATGGACAGGAAATTCCGTTCCGCTACTCCATGTTCATCCCGCCGTTCGCCGGGGTGGATGCGGTGGCCGGTACGCCTGGCTTGTGTAACCCCAAAGGGTTCGTGAACATCGATGCCTATCAGGCCAATCCTAAGTACAAGAATATTTACTCGGTCGGTGTCTGCGTGGCGATTCCACCGGTCGAAGTGACCCCCATCCCGACCGGCGCACCCAAGACCGGCTACATGATCGAGTCGATGGTCTCCGCGGCGGTCCACAACATCAAGGCCGATATCGAGAACGATCCCAAGCGCGATACCGCGACATGGAATGCCATCTGCCTGGCCGACATGGGGGACACGGGCGTCGCGTTCGTGGCCTTGCCGCAGATGGCGCCGAGAAATGTGACCTGGGCGAAGAAGGGGAAGTGGGTTCATCTGGCCAAGATCGGGCTGGAGAAATATTTCCTCCATAAGATGAAACGCGGGATCAGCGAGCCCTACTATGAAAAAGTGATCCTGAAAGCGTTGGGCATCGAGAAGTTGGATAAACCGGCATGAATACGATAACGCTCCCCTTCTCTGTTAGGTTTTTCCGGCTCACGAAGATGGGGCTGCTGGCGCTGACGGGGTTGTTGCTCACGGCCTGTGCCGGTGGTCCGTCGGATCGTTCTGACGCCGTGAAGATGGCGGATGTCTTGAAGGGGAAGACGAAGCAGGAGCTTCTGGCCTGCGCCGGTGCGCCGAGAAGAGAGACCATCTCGGATGGTCTGACCGCGATGCTGTACCAGGAGGAAGCTGAACTTGTCGAACTCTCGGTTCCCGGCGCGAAGTCGAGCGGTCCACGGGATATACCCCATCGTTGTCGAGCGACGGTCACGCTCAAGGACGGCCGCGTGACCGATGTGCGATACGAGTCGGTGCCTGCATGGTTGGGGGCCGAAAACCATTGCGACGCGATCTTCGCGCGCTGCTCTCAGTAGGGGCAGCCGTCCGGTCGGAGAATCGGACGACCAAGGAGCAGGCCATGGAGCGGGCACTTGTGGGGAGGGCTCTCGTGGCCTCAGCGTTCGTATCGCTTGCCGCTGGTTCGGTCCATTATGCGGTCAGGGGCGAGAAGATTTTGTATCCGGGGGTTTCATGAGCCTCACAAGAAGAGACACATGACGGGCGGCGATCCATCGATCCTTGTTGTCGTGGTGGGAAGTCTGGTCGGTCTTTCGCTGGGCGTCACGGGAAGCGGCGGGTCGCTGATCGCAATTCCCCTCCTGGTCTATGTGCTCGGGACGAGCGTACAGGAAGCCGTGAGTCTCTCGCTCGCGCTCGTCGCCGCTGCGGCCTGCATCGGCGCCATCGAGTCTTTCCAGTCGGGCCTCGTCAAGGTGAAGGCGGCGTTACTGTTGAGCGGCACTGGGATGATCGGCGGGTGGGTG of Nitrospirota bacterium contains these proteins:
- a CDS encoding cytochrome c; translated protein: MKIVLVGAVLLALAGGASLKELNVSQPERDVLSGRVIFSTICLRCHGIDGKGDGPMKFTPPVADLTSPAVQGKLDARLFKSVHDGKKNTAMGAWREALTDDEIWDVLAYVRTLAPEAAGGMGSGLR
- a CDS encoding DUF2892 domain-containing protein; the encoded protein is MTCNVGGVERPIRIVLGIALLGIGGFAGLPPVGTGIALVVGTVMLITGAIGFCPAWTLLGINTCPTENVNRKK
- a CDS encoding FAD/NAD(P)-binding oxidoreductase — protein: MARVVIIGASIGGLPAAYEARAFLAKKHKVTVISNVESFHFVPSNPWVAVGWRTRKDISFQIAPVLAKKGIEFVHATADRIEPEQNRVVTAKGEVPYDYLIIATGPKLNFGAVPGLGPSGYTQSICNVDHAEQAWGSYQAFLKNPGPIVVGAAQGASCFGPAYEMAFILDTDLRKKKLRKKVPIYFVTPEPYIGHMGLAGVGASRRLMEDEFAEHSIKPIPNSSIKEVQPGKVLLEDGQEIPFRYSMFIPPFAGVDAVAGTPGLCNPKGFVNIDAYQANPKYKNIYSVGVCVAIPPVEVTPIPTGAPKTGYMIESMVSAAVHNIKADIENDPKRDTATWNAICLADMGDTGVAFVALPQMAPRNVTWAKKGKWVHLAKIGLEKYFLHKMKRGISEPYYEKVILKALGIEKLDKPA